The bacterium DNA segment TAGATATAAAAGGCTCGTCAAAGAGCAATATTTGAGGCCCATGCAATATTGAACGAATGATATTCAGCTTCTGCCGCATTCCTGACGAATATAACCCTGCCAGAGTATCTCTGCTGTTTTCTAATCCAAATTTGGACATTAAATAGTTTGCCCTTTCTGTAATATTTTTTTCGCCCATTCCATAGAACCTTCCAAAAAAAGTAAGGTTCTGCAACCCCGTTAATCTCCAGTGCAAACATCTGGAATCAGCAGGCAGCCACCCAATTCTGAGGTCAGGATAAATATCTTCATTTATTTTTACGGCACCGCTATCCGGGATCAACAACCCAGCAATGATCTTTAATAACGTAGTCTTTCCTGCTCCATTAGTGCCAACCAATCCAACAATTTGCCCGCTTTCTATGGAAAGATTAATATTACTTAGGGCTCTGACGCTTCTTCCATTCGAGCGAAATATCTTTGTTAAATCTATTATTTTTATGGCATGTTTCATGTTGCGTTCGTATAATTTAAGGTTATTGGTTTTGATTTTATAGTAGAAATTTGATATTATCAAGTTATTAGAGAAGGTGTGGGCAATATGCAGAAGCACAAAGTATTAATCATTGTGTTATTTTTTTCCCTGTTATGTTGTATTAATTCAAGCATCTCTTCCAAGGAGAATACTTCACTGGACTATGTTGTTGGTCCCGGGGATGAACTGTCTATAACTGTTTGGGGGCACGATGATCTGAGCAGGGATGTAACAGTCAGCAGAAAAGGAGACATAACAATAGCTCCTCTGGCAGTTATACATGTTGCGGGAATGACAATTGGACAGGTTGAGAGTGAGGTAAAGAAGATATTTTTAAAATATGTTCTGCATCCTATCGTCACACTTTCGATAAAAGAATATAAGAGCCAGAAGATTATTGTGCTTGGCGAGGTAGGTAGCACAGCTGCAGGAGCAGGAATAAGCGGACCTGGTGTATATACATTGAAGGGTAAAACAGAGTTTCTGGAGTTTTTTATGTCAGTAGGAGGTCATACCAAAAATGCAGATATAAAGCATATAAAACTGATAAAGCAGAATGGTGAGGTAACCACAATTGATTTGAATAATTATGTATTAAAGCCGAAACTAGAACAAAGCATTTATGTGGAAAGTGGAGATAGATTATTTATTCCTCCAATTATTATAGATAAAGTTTTTGTTATGGGAGAAGTTAAAAGTCCAAGAGTTGTTCCTTATTATGCAGAAATGAGACTTATGGAGGCTATCACAGAAGCTGGAAGCTTTACAGAAAGCGCGACTATAAGAAGCACAAAAGTTGTAAGAGGCAGTTTTGAGAAACCAGAGGTCATCTCTGTAGCGATCAGAAAAATATTTAAAAAAGGATCTATTAAGTATAATATCCTTCTTGAACCGGGAGATATAATATACGTTCCCAGGTCAACGATTGGAAGCATAAATTATTTTATCAGACAAATTCTTCCAAGTTTGCAATTAGCCGCCTTTACCAATGCATTGGCTACAACTGCCACCTTAAGAACAGTTAAATAGGAGAAAACATGCCAGCATATGAAATGGACATTCATGATTACTGGCGTATTATAAACAGAAGAAAAATCCGCATAGTACTATTTGTTTTATTAACCGTAATAGCCACGATTTTTTACACAAATATGCAAACGCCTATTTACAAAACATCATCTATAATCAAGGTGGAAAAAAGAAAAGCAATCGCCACAATACTTACGGATATTGTTACATATTCCCCCGGAGATACGATGGAGTCCGAATGCGCGAATATTACAAGCTTCAATGTGTTGGGAAAAGTAGCTCAGCAGGTCGGATTAGTAAAGAAGGATACTTCCCCTGTAGAAAAGGAAGCAATAATAAGAAACTTGAAGAATGATGTAAAAACAGAAGTTATCGGCGATACTAATCAAATAAAAATTTCTGTATCCTCTGACAATGGAGAAAAAGCCCAAACACTGGCGAATAAAATAGCTGAGGTATACGTGCTAGAACACCACCTTTCAAAAATAAAAGAGGCTCAAAATGTCAAAAAATTTATTGAGGCGCAACTTAAAAACTATCAGAGGGCTTTAATTGAAAGCGAAAGAAGCCTCTATGAATTTCGCAGTAAAAATCCGATGTTTGATACTAAGAAAAAAGAGAATATAGACTATTCAAACCAGCTAACTAAGGTTGTTGAACTTGAGAAAAAAGCGGTTGAGCTGGAAGTTCAACTTTCAACTCTTTTAACTGAGTACACTGAGAAATACCCACCTGTTGAACTTATTAAGGGGAAAATTCAAAAAATCCGTAACGATATTGATATCGAAAGAAGAAAACTTCTCTCAAAAAAGAAAGACGCTTCGGAAAAAGAAATTGAGTTAGCCCAATTAAACAGAGATATCACAATTAACGAAACTATTTATTCAATGTTTAAGAACAAATTTGAAGAAGCAAGAATAATGGAAGCAGAAAAGGCAAAGGAAATAGCAATTGTCGAACCTGCTCCTTTACCTAGAAGGCCCACAAGTCCAAAGAAGGGAACAAATGTTATGATAGGAGCTACCATAGGAGTAATTCTTGGGCTGATATTTGCATTTGTCTCAGAAGCGTTGGATACCTCCATCAGTACAATTGACGATATGGAGGAGTTTCTTAAGGTCTCTGTAATAGGGGTTGTTCCTCACGTCGAATCTTCTGAAGGAAAGCTAAGATTCTGGAGAAAATTATTTGTTAAAGACAAAGGGAAAGAGCCATACTATAAGAAGCTTATAACCCATTTTGAACCTAAAAGCCCAGTATCTGAGGCGTTTCGTATTATTAGAACGAATTTAGGGACTTTAAAGACAACGAAAGTTTGTAAAACTCTTCTTTTTACCAGTTCCGGATTGCATGAAGGAAAAACAACAATGCTGTCAAATGTTGGAGTCGTATTAGCTCAAATGGGAAAGAGAGTTCTTTTGGTAGAAGCAGATCTTAGAAGACCAATACTGCAACACATGTTTGGAATAAACAGGGAACCGGGTCTTACAAATTATCTCATAGGACAGATTAACTGGAGAGATGCTGTACAGACATCAACCGATATCCTGCTGGGAAAACTGGGATTTGACGCAACACTTAAGACGCCGGGGATTGAGAATCTTCATATCTTAACTGCCGGGATAATCCCATCTAATCCTGCAGAGCTGTTGCAGTCAGAAAACATGAAAACCTTTATAAATGAATCGAAAAAAGAATTTGACATTGTGCTTTATGATACTCCCCCCATTCTTCCTGTTACTGATGCTGTAATAATAAGTAAATTGGTGGATGGCGTAATATTAATATACCAGGTTGGGAGAACCTCACGCCATGCAGTTATAAGAGCTAAGAGCCATCTTGAAAAAGCAGAAGCGAAAGTACTGGGTATAATTCTCAACGATATAAAGATAGACATGGAAATAGATATATCTAGTTACTATAAGTACCGCTATTACACCTCTATTCCGGAAGAGGAAAAGACCAATCCCTCATAATGCCATTAAAAACTCCTCTTTCAGCCAGAGTAGCATGGATACTGCCGATGGTTTTTATTTTTCTTAGCCTAATACTGGGCAAGCTTGTAGCCACTACGTCAACTTACATGCCGCTGCTTCTGGTAGTTGGCGTAAGTGTCCTGATTCTTGCCTTAATTCGCATAGATTACGCCCTCTTTCTTCTGATATTTTCTATGCTTCTTTCTCCTGAGCTGGGCGCTGGAACAGCAGGAGGAAGAGACATAACGATCAGAGTAGAGGATATCCTGCTTGCTGTAATAACATTTGCGTGGCTTGGGCGGATAGCTATAAACAATAAACTAGGAGTCTTTGCAAAGACTCCCCTGAATAAACCTATAGCCTTCTACTCTCTTATATGTGTTCTCTCAACATCTATAGGCATCATTACAGGCAGAGTCGACGTATTAAAGGGAACATTTTTTGTGCTCAAATATATTGAATATTTTCTTCTATATTTTATGGTTGTAAATACAATAAATTCCAAAAAACAGATTAAAATGTATTTAACAGCGCTATTTATTACTTGCTTTTTAGTCTCAATTTATGGAATGAGCCAGATAGGAACAGGAAGAGTCTCCGCTCCTTTTGAAGGAGAGGTGGGAGAGCCAAATACATTGGGCGGATATATGATTTTCATAATGGCGTTAACTCTTGGATTGCTTGTTTATATAAAGAGCAAGCGTATAAAATATTCATTGTTAGCCTTAATTGCCTCAATTGTACCGCCTTTTCTCTTTACTCTTTCAAGGGCATCATATGTGGCTCTATTTCCTATGTATTTTTCTATTATCTGGTTTGGAAAAGTAAAAAGTAAATTAGTTCTTGTTTTTATCGTTATTGTCCTGCTCGGATTATTTTTTGTTCCTAAAGAAGTAAAAAAACGCATAGAATATACATTCAAACCGCAAAGAGAAGCCCAGGTAAAGATAGGGAATATAACTCTTGGTCCTTCCACATCTGCAAGAATTATAAGCTGGAAAACAGGAATAGAAGACTGGAAAAATCATCCTATTCTAGGATATGGTACTACAGGATATGCATTTATCGACGGACAATACTTTAAAACGCTTATTGAATCCGGGATATTAGGACTTATAGGTCTTATATGGATAATTATTGCCGCAATCAAGAACGCCCTGAGAAATTTAAAACAGCAATCTGAGCCTTTATATAAAGGACTGTGTCTTGGATTTCTGGCAGGAGCTGTGTGCCTTAGTGCTCATGCGCTCGGAGCAAACACATTTATAATTATTAGAATCATGGAACCTTTCTGGTTTGTGGCAGGAATGGTTATGGCACTCCCTTATCTGAAAGGAGAGAACATTGCAGCCTGAACATGAAGGGCTTACCAGAAAAGTAGTAAGAGGCGGGGCATGGGTGTTTGGTCTTAACCTCGTTTCGCGGGGGCTTAAGCTTGTTCGGACAATCATATTGGCAAGACTTTTGCTTCCATCAGATTTCGGAATGGTTGGAATAGCGGAAATATCTATTTCTTTGCTGGGGTCTTTTTCCGGCATTGGATTCGGTCAGGCTATTGTGCAGAAAAAAGGGTGCGTTACAGAATATCTTGATACGGCATGGTGCGTACTGGTAATTCGCGGGA contains these protein-coding regions:
- a CDS encoding ABC transporter ATP-binding protein; the protein is MKHAIKIIDLTKIFRSNGRSVRALSNINLSIESGQIVGLVGTNGAGKTTLLKIIAGLLIPDSGAVKINEDIYPDLRIGWLPADSRCLHWRLTGLQNLTFFGRFYGMGEKNITERANYLMSKFGLENSRDTLAGLYSSGMRQKLNIIRSILHGPQILLFDEPFISMDEDGIELVNRLMQDYSRKNNRLAFIATAKEREIKNIVGRVMYMEKGKIVNNV
- a CDS encoding polysaccharide biosynthesis/export family protein, translated to MQKHKVLIIVLFFSLLCCINSSISSKENTSLDYVVGPGDELSITVWGHDDLSRDVTVSRKGDITIAPLAVIHVAGMTIGQVESEVKKIFLKYVLHPIVTLSIKEYKSQKIIVLGEVGSTAAGAGISGPGVYTLKGKTEFLEFFMSVGGHTKNADIKHIKLIKQNGEVTTIDLNNYVLKPKLEQSIYVESGDRLFIPPIIIDKVFVMGEVKSPRVVPYYAEMRLMEAITEAGSFTESATIRSTKVVRGSFEKPEVISVAIRKIFKKGSIKYNILLEPGDIIYVPRSTIGSINYFIRQILPSLQLAAFTNALATTATLRTVK
- a CDS encoding polysaccharide biosynthesis tyrosine autokinase, encoding MPAYEMDIHDYWRIINRRKIRIVLFVLLTVIATIFYTNMQTPIYKTSSIIKVEKRKAIATILTDIVTYSPGDTMESECANITSFNVLGKVAQQVGLVKKDTSPVEKEAIIRNLKNDVKTEVIGDTNQIKISVSSDNGEKAQTLANKIAEVYVLEHHLSKIKEAQNVKKFIEAQLKNYQRALIESERSLYEFRSKNPMFDTKKKENIDYSNQLTKVVELEKKAVELEVQLSTLLTEYTEKYPPVELIKGKIQKIRNDIDIERRKLLSKKKDASEKEIELAQLNRDITINETIYSMFKNKFEEARIMEAEKAKEIAIVEPAPLPRRPTSPKKGTNVMIGATIGVILGLIFAFVSEALDTSISTIDDMEEFLKVSVIGVVPHVESSEGKLRFWRKLFVKDKGKEPYYKKLITHFEPKSPVSEAFRIIRTNLGTLKTTKVCKTLLFTSSGLHEGKTTMLSNVGVVLAQMGKRVLLVEADLRRPILQHMFGINREPGLTNYLIGQINWRDAVQTSTDILLGKLGFDATLKTPGIENLHILTAGIIPSNPAELLQSENMKTFINESKKEFDIVLYDTPPILPVTDAVIISKLVDGVILIYQVGRTSRHAVIRAKSHLEKAEAKVLGIILNDIKIDMEIDISSYYKYRYYTSIPEEEKTNPS
- a CDS encoding O-antigen ligase family protein — translated: MPLKTPLSARVAWILPMVFIFLSLILGKLVATTSTYMPLLLVVGVSVLILALIRIDYALFLLIFSMLLSPELGAGTAGGRDITIRVEDILLAVITFAWLGRIAINNKLGVFAKTPLNKPIAFYSLICVLSTSIGIITGRVDVLKGTFFVLKYIEYFLLYFMVVNTINSKKQIKMYLTALFITCFLVSIYGMSQIGTGRVSAPFEGEVGEPNTLGGYMIFIMALTLGLLVYIKSKRIKYSLLALIASIVPPFLFTLSRASYVALFPMYFSIIWFGKVKSKLVLVFIVIVLLGLFFVPKEVKKRIEYTFKPQREAQVKIGNITLGPSTSARIISWKTGIEDWKNHPILGYGTTGYAFIDGQYFKTLIESGILGLIGLIWIIIAAIKNALRNLKQQSEPLYKGLCLGFLAGAVCLSAHALGANTFIIIRIMEPFWFVAGMVMALPYLKGENIAA